A segment of the Streptosporangiales bacterium genome:
GACACGCCCTCGGCGCCCGCGCCGGCGAGCAGCTGGTCGAGCACGGACAGGGCGTCGCGTGCGCTGCCGGCGCCCGCGCGTACGACCAGGGGCAGCACCGCGGACTCGACGGCGATGCCCTCGTCCTCGCACATCCGGGCGAGCAGCGACCGCAGCACCTGCGGCGCGATGAGCCGGAACGGGTAGTGGTGCGTGCGCGACCTGATCGTGCCGATGACCTTCTCCGGCTCGGTCGTGCAGAAGATCAGCTTGACGTGCTCGGGCGGCTCCTCGACGAGCTTGAGGAGGGCGTTGAAGCCGTCCTTGCTCACCATGTGCGCCTCGTCGATCACGTAGATCTTGAAGCGCGACGACACGGGCGCGAAGAACGCGCGCTCGCGCAGCTCGCGGGCGTCGTCGACCCCGCCGTGCGAGGCGGCGTCGATCTCGATCACGTCGATGCTGCCGGGGCCGTTGGGCGCGAGCGCGACGCAGGAGTCGCAGGTGCCGCACGGCTCGGGGGTGGGACCCTGAGCGCAGTTGAGCGAGCGGGCCAGCACGCGGGCGCAGGTCGTCTTGCCGCAGCCGCGCGGGCCGCTGAACAGGTAGGCATGGTGCACCCGGCCGTTGCGGATCGCCTGCTGGAGCGGCTCGGTCACATGCTCCTGGCCGACGACCTCGGCGAACGATCCGGGGCGGTACTTCCGGTACAACGCGAGGGACACGCCAGTGACCCTACCCCGCACCCCCGACACCCAGCAGGCCCGTTCCGCCACCGCCGGATCCAGCGCACGCCAGCGGCGAAACCGCCGACGTGTGAGCGAGGGACGAAGGACCGAAGCCCCCAACCAGAGGCATTCCACAGGGAGCCGGGAACGGGGGGTCCGGGGGCTCGGCCCCCGGGTAGATACGAGGCACCGGGGAAGGTGCGTCTGCCAGCACCGAACAAGGGCTGCCGGGACCCCTCACGCACCCGACAGAGCCTGCCGACCCTTGCTGCCTTCCGGCCCTGGGGGAGTTGAGCTGGGTGACGCCGCGTGAGGGGCCTGAAAGCAGGCTAACAGGTGGCCGGTACGCTCGGATCACACCGGGAGGATTCGCCTAGTGGCCTATGGCGCACGCTTGGAAAGCGTGTTGGGGGCAACCCCTCGAGAGTTCGAATCTCTCATCCTCCGCCAGCCTGACCAGGCAAAACGCACAGGGCCGGCCCGCTCGGGCCGGCCCTGCTTTCTGTGGGTAGTCTCAGTTGATCTCGATCAGGCCGGGATCCGACGCCTGTCGAACCATCATCGTCGCGTCATGAACGCCTGGTTCATGTCCAACCACGGCGCGCCCTTCGCGACGTCCTGGTCACTGGAGTACGACCCCGACGGCACGCCCCCGGCGCGGGCCGCGGCAGGCGTCATACTCACCCCCGTCGAGGGAGAAGACGACTGGTGGTTCCCCTGCTGCGCGGACTAACAACGGCGACCTCATCACGACTGACGACCGGGTTCACTGCACGGTGGATGTCGCGTCGCGGACTTCGCGCCAGCCGGGGTTTGTGAGCCACCGGTCGGCGATGTGGACCGTCGGCGAAATCTCGTTGCCGTCGTTCACGTCGCGGACCCGGGCGGCACCGTCCTCATCGTCCCGAAACCGCACGGAGCGGTGGGGGATCCGGTGCAGGGTCAAGGCAGTCCGCAACCTGATGCCAAACGGACATCCTGGCTTGAAGTACACGACCGGCTCTTCCATGTGACTTCCCCTTGATAGGAATCCCATCATAGCCTTACTATGACGAACATACTGGTACTGTGACGTGTGGCCGTCAAGGGATCGACCGGACATCGCCAGCGCCAGGCCGAAGCCACCAAGCGGGAGGTGGCACGCATCGCCCGGGCGCTGTTCGCAGAGCACGGCTACGTCGCCACCACGATCAGCACCATCTCCGCCGAGGCAGACATCCCGGTCCAGACGATCTACTCGGCCTTCGGATCGAAGGCGAAGATCCTCGACAAGATCACCGAGCTCTGGATGAGCGAGACTCAGACGACGTCACGTGCCGCCGCGTATCTAAACGAGCCAGACCCCGCCCGGCAGCTGAGGATGCTCGCCGAGCTCAACCGGCGCCAGATGGACGTCGGCTCCGACGTCGTCGTGATCTACCAGGAAGCGGCGGCGTCGGACCCGCAGATGGCCGAGACCCTGCGCAACGTCTTGGCCGCACGCGAGCGCGAGATCCGCAAGCTCATCGACGCCCTCGCCCCGCGGCTCCGCTCTGACCTCACGGTCGACTCGGCCCTCGACCTCACGCTGGCGCTCACCCTGCCCGAACTCTTTCACTTGCTCGTCGTCGAGCGGGGATGGAGCCCCCTCCGCTACGAGGCGTGGCTGGGAACCACCCTGGTCAGCCAACTCCTCCGAGACTGACCCGCGGCCGCACGTCGGGCGGCGATCATCGCCGCCCGCGAACTCGAGGTCGAACGCATCCGATCGGCAATGCAGCGAGCCCAGGAGCTCACCGATGGGGCCGGCGAAGCACTCGAAGCTGCTGCCGCAGGCTGAGAACCCTTCGTTGCAGGAGCCGCTGACCCCGAGCCAGACTGAAGGAGCACAAGTCGACCGATGCACCTGGAAGACGAGACCGCGCTGCTCGTCGACGGCCGGCTCGAACGCGCCGACGGCGCCGTCAACCTCGTTGCCGAACGGCTCACCCCGGTTGCACGTCGGGACACGGTCACGTGCCGCGATTTCCGGTAGAACCTCGTTACGCCTTGGTCTCAGTCTTGGTCTCATCCACCACCGTCCGGTGGCGTACGCCTCGTCCCGCAGTCCGACGATTCCTGCGAGTGAGTACACAGCGGAACGTCGGCGAACTACGCCGTGCGGACTTGGAAAGCGTGTTGGGGGCAACCCCTCGAGAGTTCGAATCTCTCATCCTCCGCCAGCCTGACCAGGCAAACGTCGAGGCCGACCCAAATGGGTTCATCGTCGCCACCAAGGCTGCGCCTAGCTGTTCAGGCTGCCGAATTCTCGGTGCGAGGAACGGGAGCTAAGAAGGTGGACGAGACCGGCCGCCTCGCTCTCAGGTAGGTCACACACTGCCGCTGTCGTACTAGACCTGTTTCGGTTGAGGATCGTCCTGCGGAAATTCGGTTGGGGCGCGGCTTGGCGCTTGGTTACCGTCGGCCACTGTGACCCATCCAGGCTTCGATTCGTACCTGATCTGCGCGACGCCACGCTCTGGAAGTACCCTGCTGTGCGGTCTGCTGGAGTCGTCCGGAGTCGCTGGCCGCCCAGCCTCCTACTTTAACCGTCGGGCTCTGCATGACTACGCCGACGATTGGCGGATAGCTCGACCTCGTGACGGACGGATCGACGAAGCGTACGTTCGAGCGGCGCTGGCCGCCGGCAAGACATCGAATGGTGTCTTCGGCGGAAGGATCATGGCCGAGACGCTGCCGGAACTGATCGGTGACCTTGCCGCCGATTCTGGATCAGCGGTGACCGATGTAGAGCTGTTGAGCGCCCAGTTGGGTCGGCTCAGATTCGTTCACCTGCGACGACGTGATGTCGTGGCCCAGGCGGTGTCGTGGGCGAAGG
Coding sequences within it:
- a CDS encoding TetR family transcriptional regulator — protein: MAVKGSTGHRQRQAEATKREVARIARALFAEHGYVATTISTISAEADIPVQTIYSAFGSKAKILDKITELWMSETQTTSRAAAYLNEPDPARQLRMLAELNRRQMDVGSDVVVIYQEAAASDPQMAETLRNVLAAREREIRKLIDALAPRLRSDLTVDSALDLTLALTLPELFHLLVVERGWSPLRYEAWLGTTLVSQLLRD
- a CDS encoding NrdH-redoxin; translated protein: MMGFLSRGSHMEEPVVYFKPGCPFGIRLRTALTLHRIPHRSVRFRDDEDGAARVRDVNDGNEISPTVHIADRWLTNPGWREVRDATSTVQ